GGCTGCCGAAGTGATCAAGATCGAAGTGATCGTAAGAAATATTGCTACAGGAAGTCTCAGTAAGAACCTTGGCATTAAAGACAAAACAGTACTTCCTTTCACGCTGGTTGAATTTGACTATAAGAATGATGCTCTTGGAGATCCTAAATTAAACGACCAACACTGTCTTATTTTGAATTTGGTCAATGATGCGTCCGAACTTGATTATATCCGTTTCATGGCAAGAAGGATCAATACACTGCTTGTTGAATTCTATGCGGGTCTTGACATTAAAGTGGTAGACTTCAAGATCGAATTCGGTAGAGATAAAAATGGCAATATCATCCTTATCGATGAGCTCAGCCCGGACAACTTTAGACTATGGGATACCCATACTGACGAAAAACTCGACAAAGACAGATTTAGACAAGGTTTAGGCGGACTCACTGAAGCCTACAGACAAGTATTAGACAGAATTAAAAACAGATAAGGAATAGTAATGACAGCAGTAGTAAATGTATTTTTAAAAGAGGGTGTTTTAGATCCACAAGGTAAAGCAGCGCACCATGCGCTTGACTCTTTAGGTTTTGCCGGAGTATCTGATGTGCGTATCGGTAAACAGATCATCATCCAACTTGACACTGAAGATAGAGCGGCAGCTGAAACTGAAGTAAAAGAGATGTGTGAGACACTTCTTGCCAATACTGTCATTGAAGACTATACAATAGAGATAAACTAATATGAAAGTAGCAGTATTAAGATTTCCGGGAACAAACTGCGAGTTTGATACGCAGTATGCTTTTGAAAAGCTAGGACATGCCACAGAGCTGGTATGGCATGAAAGTGAACAACTTCCAGAAGAGATCGATCTTGTAGTTGTACCTGGTGGATTCTCTTACGGTGATTATC
The sequence above is drawn from the Sulfurovum sp. TSL1 genome and encodes:
- the purC gene encoding phosphoribosylaminoimidazolesuccinocarboxamide synthase, producing MPKTELLYEGKAKKIWKTEDDNLLISEFKDSLTAFNGEKKSSEEGKGALNNQISTELFKYLDEKGIPTHYVDTIDENNMLHKAAEVIKIEVIVRNIATGSLSKNLGIKDKTVLPFTLVEFDYKNDALGDPKLNDQHCLILNLVNDASELDYIRFMARRINTLLVEFYAGLDIKVVDFKIEFGRDKNGNIILIDELSPDNFRLWDTHTDEKLDKDRFRQGLGGLTEAYRQVLDRIKNR
- the purS gene encoding phosphoribosylformylglycinamidine synthase subunit PurS, with product MTAVVNVFLKEGVLDPQGKAAHHALDSLGFAGVSDVRIGKQIIIQLDTEDRAAAETEVKEMCETLLANTVIEDYTIEIN